The nucleotide sequence TCGAGGGCGAGGCCAAAAAAGCCATCAATATCTCTGCGGACAAACCACCGTGGAGAGTCAATTGTTTGCATGGGTATGCTCCAGTCTCTGTAGCCAAGAGTTCGGTGTCAAACAAGCTACAATTCGCTAGTATCTCAGACTAAAGCCCTCATGCTCACAAGCGAATAATAGTCCTAGCTCTTGTAGAGAGTGATATTCGAGGCTACCCTGTCACTTTTGCAAAAAATGTAATTCTTAATACCAACTTTTTTGAAAGGCACTGTTTTTTAGGCAGCTCATCATCTGCCATCTATGCCCTGTATCGGCGTTAACAAAGTTTCATAAACCAACAACTGTCGTAAGATGGATGGTTAATCTTGTTAAATAATTCTTTAATCAACTAACATTCTGATCAAGCTCCAAAAGACGTAGAACTTATGGGTTCATCACCAACGACCTTAGAACTTAAGCTAGAAAAAGCTACTACCTCAAGCCGCAGCCAAGTTTTTGGCACCGTGACCACTCAGATCGGCTTACTGCAAACGATTCCTCCAGAGCGGGTTGGCTTAAATGGTGAGTACGACCATAGCGGTTTAGCTAAGCGGGTCCAGTTAGCGTTTCAACAGACCTTCAGCTCTGAACAAATTCAGGCGCTCTCTGTATCCCAGCGCGGCAGAGTGGTTGTGCTCAAAGGGCGAGTTTCCCAAGGCTTACTGCAAAGGCTAGTGGAGATCGCTGCCAAAATTCATGGAGCCACCGATGTTGAAACTTATGCAGTGACTTCCATTGAAGAATAAAGCTAGAGCCATCGTCTCAGCGATCGCTCCTTCGAGCTTGAATAATTCTGAGCGATCGCCCTTCGCGACTAGGCTTGAGAATTAGGCTTGAGAATTGGGCTTGAAGACATCTTCGTAAAACGAGATATACTGTCTCTCAAGAATATGCTTATGTTTAGCTTGAGTTGCGATGCTGCATTTAGCCCAAGTGCAAAAAAAAGGATTTTTAGGAAAGGCTGAGTTGCAGTTGCTCGCCCGTCAAAAATCTGAAACAACCTGGGTCTTGGCGGCTAAAGAAGATGTGGTTTTATCTGCTGAAGCCCATGCTTTTGGTGAAGGGACATTAGTTCTAGTTGAAGTGTCAGAAGATCGTCAAGTGGCCAACGTCCAAGACGCTACAGAGTGGGTCCTTGAGTTAGTTCAGAAATATTTGATTGCAGGCCTGACGCCTGCTCTTTTGCAGCAAGAAGCAGAAAGGGCTGAGCAATGGCGACAGTCTTTGACTTTACAAAGCCAGGAATTAGGCCGACGCACGCTAGAAGTAGAAGCGCGGCGTGAGCAGATTCAGGAACTTGAGGAAAACTTGAAGCGCGAGAAACAAGAGCTAGAAGCATTAGCGCAGCAGTTAAAAGTTTCTCTACAAAACGAGTCATAGCAGAGCGAAAAATTGTAGCTAATCTTACAGAGCGAAAAGTCCTTCTCAAGGAAGAATTTTCGCCACCCAAGTTTAAGTTAATTTGAGATTAAGAAATATTTAACAATAGAACTTAGTGTCGCTACATCACTAAAGGGTGGCTATGGCAAATTGTAATAACGCAGCTAAAGACAACTTTTTTTATCCTAGGAGCCGTTACTACGGTACTTTTACACCTGAAACGTTAGCTTTTAATGCCAACCTGCAAGAGTTCTCCCAGAAAGTTGCCTATATTTCCGCTCTAGAGACAGGTGGCAAACTTCCTCCTGAGCAGGCCTATAAGCAAGTTAAAACTCTGTGGAAACAGTTAAAGCGCAGTCGCAAGGCTTTAGGAATCAGTCCCAATCTATACCCTGACAACCAGTAATTGCGTGAGCCATAGAAGCCCTAATAGATTCCTCTGTCACGGCTACATCTGTACATAGGCACATGTAGCAGAGTTGCCAGGAAGACCCTAAAAATAGCTCTCTACTAAAGGCCCTCAAAATTAAAGCGATCGCCTAACTCTTATTTTCTGGAGTTAGGCGATCGCTTTAATTCGGTTAATTTATCGGCTAACAGCGGCGGGTAGAGCCAGATGAGGAGATGAGTTACCGTTAGCTTGCCTCGAGAAGCCATTCTTTGTACTAGCAGCCCCAGGAGCAGCCTCGTCTTTGAGTAACACTTCACGAATGAAGCGAGCTGCCACACGTTGCGCTAAACCACTGGCGATCTGCTGTCCCATGTGCTGTGTCTCTGGCTTAGCTAATAGCCGAGGAATTAAGGGTAACAGTTGAGCCGCATCAAAACCTTGGGTTTCGCGCAAGATGCCCCAAATTCGTTTGATATGGTCCAAACTCTGTTGCTCGTCAGCAGGAGCAGCACCTTGCTGGTTAACTGCTAAGCCTACCCTTTCGCGCACCATATAGCTGAGGTTGTGAAAGGCATTGCGACCCAGTGCATCTACCCCTTTAATAATTTCATCAACTAACCTATTGCGAATAAACACGCCTCGCTCGGAAAAGAGAAAATCTACTGCCTGAGTCATGACTTGATTTAAGTCATAGTCTTGGCTGTCGCGAGCATTCTTGAGCAAGTTCTCTAAACGGTTCCAGCGGAAACTGCCATCTTTGAAGAGCAGGTCACGCAGAGAATTCCGCAATTCCGGTGCTGGATCAGTCAGCAAGCGCTTGGAAACATAAGGATAAGCTTTGCTGAGAACCTTGAAGTTAGGATCTACGTTGATCGCAATGCCTTCTAGCGTAACGAGCGATCGGATGATCAGTGCGTAGTAAGCTGGCACTCGGAAGGGATATTCGTACATCAGCGCCGAAAATTCATCGGTGATGCTCTTGAAATTTAACTCTGCTACACTCGCGCCGAGGGCGTTACTGAAAACGTTAGCTAGAGCTGGAATGATCGGAGTTAGGTCAGTTTCAGGAGTGAGAAATTCCAGCTTCACATAATCGTGAGCCAAACCCTCAAAGTCCCGGTTGACCATATGCACCACGGCTTCAATCAGGCCGTAGCGCTGGTAGGGCTTGACTTCGCTCATCATGCCGAAATCTAGATAAG is from Trichocoleus sp. FACHB-46 and encodes:
- a CDS encoding phospholipid-binding protein, whose protein sequence is MGSSPTTLELKLEKATTSSRSQVFGTVTTQIGLLQTIPPERVGLNGEYDHSGLAKRVQLAFQQTFSSEQIQALSVSQRGRVVVLKGRVSQGLLQRLVEIAAKIHGATDVETYAVTSIEE